A portion of the Candidatus Thermoplasmatota archaeon genome contains these proteins:
- the queC gene encoding 7-cyano-7-deazaguanine synthase QueC has protein sequence MRTHRVHSAMSKSIVLLSGGLDSATTLAIAKQESDEVYALTFDYGQRHRKEVERAKAIADQLGVKEHKILEIGLDELGGSALTDASEPIPDYRDFETMKEEIPSTYVPARNLVLLSCALAWSEALGAGAIYIGANARDYSGYPDCRPSFYKAFQRAAELGTRSGVENHAAEIRHPLINMRKADIIKKGTDLGVPFELTWSCYRGGEMPCGKCDSCRIRMKGFVEAGLDDPLSYDG, from the coding sequence ATGCGTACACACCGAGTTCACAGTGCGATGAGCAAGTCCATAGTTCTACTTTCGGGGGGATTGGATTCGGCGACGACCCTCGCCATCGCGAAGCAGGAGAGCGACGAGGTCTACGCCCTGACGTTCGACTACGGTCAGAGGCACCGCAAGGAAGTGGAGAGGGCGAAGGCCATCGCGGACCAGCTGGGAGTGAAGGAGCACAAGATATTGGAGATCGGGCTAGACGAGCTGGGCGGCTCCGCCCTGACGGATGCGTCCGAGCCCATACCCGACTACCGCGACTTCGAGACCATGAAGGAGGAGATACCTTCGACCTACGTGCCAGCAAGGAACCTCGTTCTGCTCAGCTGCGCTCTGGCCTGGTCAGAGGCCCTGGGGGCGGGAGCCATCTACATAGGTGCGAACGCCCGCGACTACAGCGGCTACCCGGACTGCAGGCCCAGCTTCTACAAGGCGTTCCAGAGAGCGGCCGAACTGGGCACGAGATCGGGAGTCGAGAACCACGCGGCGGAGATCCGCCACCCGCTGATCAACATGAGAAAGGCGGACATAATCAAGAAGGGCACGGACCTGGGCGTCCCGTTCGAGCTCACGTGGAGCTGCTACAGGGGCGGGGAGATGCCCTGCGGGAAGTGCGACTCCTGCCGGATCAGGATGAAGGGGTTCGTCGAGGCCGGACTGGACGACCCGCTGAGCTACGATGGGTAG
- the dph2 gene encoding diphthamide biosynthesis enzyme Dph2, whose translation MIGDWEIQKMADEIVRLKAKSVAIQFPDGLRKRMVDVVLELKGKIDASIYLWGDPCYGACDVADAPVDLIFHMGHAPIGNIESKNVVYMELQKELPDTDLLERAIPSLGEKTGLISSVQYVPELLRVRQSLAAKGVEAVIGEGDSRLSYPGQVLGCNFSSARSVAGDVDSFLYLGEGNFHPIGVALATGKKVVVLDPERDEVRDIDDAVDEMKRLRFAAMEIARPAETFGIIVSKKVGQNRLELANSLEELLREKGKRSVTILLDYVTPENLMGLGVDAFVSTACPRVAVDEQARFDKPILTPTELRILLGDMEWEDYTLDEILGGDSFNSA comes from the coding sequence ATGATCGGGGACTGGGAAATCCAGAAGATGGCGGACGAGATCGTCCGTTTGAAGGCCAAGAGCGTCGCCATCCAGTTCCCCGACGGCCTGAGGAAGAGGATGGTCGATGTCGTCCTCGAGCTCAAGGGGAAGATCGACGCGAGCATCTATCTCTGGGGTGACCCCTGCTACGGCGCCTGCGACGTTGCTGATGCGCCCGTGGACCTGATCTTCCACATGGGTCACGCTCCGATTGGGAACATCGAGTCGAAGAACGTCGTGTACATGGAGCTGCAGAAGGAGCTGCCGGACACGGACCTTCTCGAGAGGGCCATCCCGTCCCTGGGGGAGAAGACAGGGCTCATCTCCAGCGTCCAGTACGTCCCGGAACTCCTGCGGGTGAGGCAATCCCTCGCCGCGAAGGGCGTGGAGGCGGTCATCGGAGAGGGAGACTCCAGACTGTCCTACCCGGGCCAGGTGCTCGGATGCAATTTCTCCTCGGCCAGATCGGTGGCGGGTGATGTGGACTCGTTCCTATATCTGGGGGAAGGGAACTTCCACCCGATAGGGGTCGCTCTGGCAACGGGAAAGAAGGTCGTCGTCCTCGACCCGGAGCGGGACGAGGTGCGGGACATCGATGACGCCGTCGATGAGATGAAGCGGTTGAGGTTCGCGGCGATGGAGATCGCGCGGCCCGCCGAGACCTTCGGGATAATCGTCTCAAAGAAGGTCGGCCAGAACAGGCTGGAGCTAGCAAACTCGCTCGAGGAGCTCCTCCGGGAGAAGGGCAAGAGGTCGGTCACGATACTGCTTGACTACGTCACCCCTGAGAATCTCATGGGCCTCGGGGTCGACGCATTCGTCTCCACCGCCTGCCCGAGGGTGGCGGTCGACGAGCAGGCGAGGTTCGACAAGCCCATTCTGACACCGACGGAGCTGAGGATTCTGCTGGGCGATATGGAGTGGGAAGACTACACGCTGGACGAGATCCTCGGCGGTGATAGTTTTAATAGCGCCTGA
- the mfnA gene encoding tyrosine decarboxylase MfnA, which produces MMLQKGLEYDDVISEVEKALSEDFHFEDGKILGSMCTQPLDVAIDTHGMFIESNLGNPGLYPGTRRLEGKIVEMMGELLNGKGVTGRVLEGGTEANLTALWIARNLTGRKEVILGSNAHFSIRKACDILKMMPREVDVDENHVMDVGEVEKHIGDDTAAVVATAGTTEFGLVDPIDKLSEVCKERTWFHVDAAWGGFILPFLDDAPAFDFSNAGLSSMNADGHKMGMSTIPSAVFLLRKEEDLQNIAFESPYLTSVFQTTVLGTRASAGVPSLYATMMSMGRDGYRENVENCMSRTRQLTRAVKDMGLSLVTEPVTNILAVKLRDPVGVKEHLERRGWHLSLTKHPEALRLVVMPHATEETLNVLIEDMISACREMGEI; this is translated from the coding sequence ATGATGCTGCAGAAGGGATTGGAATACGATGACGTGATATCCGAAGTCGAGAAGGCCCTCTCGGAGGACTTCCACTTCGAGGATGGAAAGATACTAGGATCGATGTGCACCCAGCCGTTGGACGTGGCAATCGACACGCACGGCATGTTCATCGAGAGCAACCTGGGGAACCCGGGACTCTATCCAGGGACGAGGAGGCTGGAGGGCAAGATCGTTGAGATGATGGGCGAGCTGCTGAACGGAAAGGGTGTGACGGGGCGCGTCCTGGAGGGCGGGACCGAGGCGAACCTCACCGCCCTGTGGATCGCGCGCAACCTCACGGGAAGGAAGGAGGTCATACTCGGCAGCAACGCGCACTTCTCGATCAGAAAGGCGTGCGACATACTGAAGATGATGCCCAGAGAGGTCGACGTGGACGAGAACCACGTGATGGACGTCGGCGAGGTGGAGAAGCACATCGGTGATGACACGGCCGCCGTGGTCGCGACAGCCGGCACGACCGAGTTCGGTCTTGTGGACCCGATAGACAAGCTGTCCGAGGTCTGCAAGGAGCGGACGTGGTTCCATGTCGACGCCGCGTGGGGGGGCTTCATCCTCCCGTTCCTGGACGACGCGCCCGCCTTCGACTTCAGTAATGCTGGGCTCAGCTCCATGAACGCTGACGGACACAAGATGGGGATGTCCACGATCCCATCCGCCGTGTTCCTGCTGAGGAAGGAGGAGGACCTGCAGAACATCGCCTTCGAGTCGCCCTACCTCACCAGTGTGTTCCAGACCACGGTGCTGGGCACGAGGGCCAGCGCGGGCGTACCCTCCCTGTACGCGACGATGATGTCGATGGGAAGGGATGGCTACAGGGAGAACGTGGAGAACTGCATGTCGCGAACCAGGCAACTGACGAGAGCGGTCAAGGACATGGGGCTCAGCCTCGTCACCGAGCCGGTCACGAACATCCTGGCGGTTAAGCTCAGGGACCCGGTCGGCGTGAAGGAGCACCTCGAAAGGAGGGGGTGGCACCTCTCCCTGACGAAGCACCCGGAGGCACTGAGGCTGGTCGTCATGCCGCACGCGACGGAGGAGACCCTCAACGTCCTCATCGAAGACATGATCAGCGCGTGCCGAGAAATGGGTGAGATATGA
- a CDS encoding 6-pyruvoyl tetrahydropterin synthase family protein yields MKLEIDGWKSRIRFSASHIVPTSEKCERLHGHDYAVHIKVKGEPDSTGMIMDFTILKRALREVVEELDHRVLLPAKSPHMKIEEGESIRVTVGEKNYSLPPEDVRILDMVATSAEHIAQYILKRLTEEIEVPANVSKIKIGVDEGPGQGAWASMNCKPA; encoded by the coding sequence ATGAAACTCGAGATCGACGGATGGAAGTCCCGGATCAGGTTCTCCGCATCACACATCGTCCCGACCTCCGAGAAGTGCGAGAGGCTTCACGGTCACGATTACGCTGTCCACATCAAGGTCAAGGGGGAGCCGGATTCCACCGGGATGATAATGGACTTCACGATCCTCAAGAGGGCGCTCAGGGAGGTGGTCGAGGAGCTGGACCACAGGGTCCTGCTTCCCGCCAAGAGTCCGCACATGAAGATCGAAGAGGGAGAGTCCATACGCGTCACCGTCGGAGAGAAGAACTACAGCCTCCCGCCGGAGGACGTAAGGATCCTGGACATGGTCGCCACGAGCGCCGAGCACATCGCTCAGTACATCCTGAAGAGACTGACCGAGGAGATCGAGGTCCCGGCCAACGTGAGCAAGATCAAGATCGGTGTGGACGAAGGACCTGGGCAGGGCGCATGGGCATCCATGAACTGCAAACCCGCCTGA
- a CDS encoding radical SAM protein: MIINEIFKSLQGEGIEMGVPTVFVRLTGCPLRCRWCDQEDAWTSGKSMAIEEVLDAVGSYDCSYVCVTGGEPLAQDEAIGLITRLLDSGHMVSVETGGSEPLQELPCSNALMISLDIKCPSSGMHEKMDFTNIELLSPSDQLKLVVADKEDYAYAKSIIEKYKPQCAIVMQPVGGRDLRWLAESVLEDNLRARVLPQLHKIIWGDKSGV, from the coding sequence ATGATAATCAACGAGATCTTCAAGTCCCTCCAGGGAGAGGGGATAGAGATGGGCGTGCCCACGGTATTCGTCAGGCTGACTGGCTGCCCGCTCAGGTGCAGGTGGTGCGACCAGGAGGACGCCTGGACGAGCGGGAAGTCAATGGCCATCGAGGAGGTCCTGGACGCCGTGGGGAGCTACGACTGCTCCTACGTCTGCGTCACGGGCGGGGAGCCGCTGGCGCAGGACGAGGCCATCGGCCTGATCACGCGACTGCTGGACTCGGGGCACATGGTCTCCGTCGAGACAGGCGGCTCCGAGCCCCTGCAAGAACTGCCCTGCTCGAATGCCCTCATGATCAGCCTGGACATCAAGTGCCCGTCGTCGGGAATGCACGAGAAGATGGACTTCACGAACATCGAGCTGCTCTCGCCCTCGGACCAGCTGAAGCTCGTCGTCGCCGACAAGGAGGACTACGCCTACGCGAAATCGATCATCGAGAAGTACAAGCCTCAGTGCGCCATCGTGATGCAGCCCGTCGGCGGAAGGGATCTGAGATGGCTCGCCGAGAGCGTGCTCGAGGACAACCTCCGAGCGAGGGTCCTGCCCCAGCTCCACAAAATCATATGGGGAGACAAGAGCGGCGTCTAG